In Zalophus californianus isolate mZalCal1 chromosome 4, mZalCal1.pri.v2, whole genome shotgun sequence, the following proteins share a genomic window:
- the HJV gene encoding hemojuvelin isoform X2, translating into MIQHNCSRQGPTAPPPPRGPALPGSGPVRSSGPPAPDPCDYEGQFSRLHGRPPGFLHCASFGDPHVRSFHHHFHTCRVQGAWPLLDNDFLFVQATSSPVASGANATATRKLTIIFKNMQECIDQKVYQAEVDNLPAAFEDGSINGGDRPGGSSLSIRTANPGNHVEIRAAYIGTTIIIRQTAGQLSFSIKVAEDVARAFSAEQDLQLCVGGCPPSQRLSRSERSRRGAITMDTAKQLCKEGLPVEDAYFHSCVFDVLISGDPNFTVAAQAALEDARAFLPDLEKLHLFPSDAGVPLSSGTLLAPLVSGLFVLWLCVQ; encoded by the exons ATGATCCAGCACAACTGCTCCCGCCAGGGCCCCacggcccctcccccgccccgcggCCCAGCCCTCCCAGGCTCGGGCCCTGTCCGCTCCTCCGGCCCCCCAGCCCCGGACCCCTGTGACTACGAAGGCCAGTTTTCCCGGCTGCACGGTCGTCCCCCGGGCTTCCTGCATTGCGCCTCCTTCGGGGACCCCCACGTGCGCAGCTTCCACCACCACTTTCACACGTGCCGTGTCCAAGGAGCTTGGCCCCTGCTGGATAATGACTTCCTTTTTGTCCAGGCCACCAGCTCCCCCGTGGCATCGGGGGCCAACGCCACCGCCACCCGGAAG CTTACCATTATATTTAAGAACATGCAGGAATGCATTGATCAGAAGGTCTACCAGGCTGAGGTGGACAATCTTCCAGCAGCCTTCGAAGATGGTTCTATCAATGGAGGTGACCGACCTGGGGGCTCAAGTTTATCCATTCGAACTGCTAACCCTGGGAATCACGTGGAGATCCGAGCTGCCTATATTGGCACAACTATAATCATTCGGCAGACAGCTGGGCAGCTCTCCTTCTCCATCAAGGTAGCAGAGGATGTGGCCAGGGCCTTCTCAGCTGAGCAGGACCTGCAGCTCTGTGTTGGGGGGTGCCCCCCAAGTCAGCGACTCTCTCGCTCAGAACGCAGTCGTCGGGGAGCTATAACCATGGATACTGCCAAACAGCTGTGCAAGGAAGGGCTGCCAGTTGAAGACGCTTACTTCCATTCCTGTGTCTTTGATGTTTTGATCTCTGGTGATCCCAACTTCACTGTGGCAGCTCAGGCAGCTTTGGAGGATGCCCGAGCTTTCCTGCCAGACCTAGAAAAGCTGCACCTCTTCCCCTCAGATGCCGGAGTTCCTCTTTCCTCAGGGACCCTCCTGGCCCCACTCGTGTCTGGGCTCTTTGTTCTGTGGCTTTGCGTTCAGTAA
- the HJV gene encoding hemojuvelin isoform X3 has product MLILNARSSAAMLSHQLPRGIGGQRHRHPEGQGLSSSSRPLHSCLAVSHGRPTLTIIFKNMQECIDQKVYQAEVDNLPAAFEDGSINGGDRPGGSSLSIRTANPGNHVEIRAAYIGTTIIIRQTAGQLSFSIKVAEDVARAFSAEQDLQLCVGGCPPSQRLSRSERSRRGAITMDTAKQLCKEGLPVEDAYFHSCVFDVLISGDPNFTVAAQAALEDARAFLPDLEKLHLFPSDAGVPLSSGTLLAPLVSGLFVLWLCVQ; this is encoded by the exons ATG CTCATTCTCAATGCAAGATCCTCCGCTGCAATGCTGA GCCACCAGCTCCCCCGTGGCATCGGGGGCCAACGCCACCGCCACCCGGAAGGTCAGGGACTCAGCAGCTCCTCCAGACCCTTGCACAGCTGTTTGGCAGTATCTCATGGGCGCCCCACG CTTACCATTATATTTAAGAACATGCAGGAATGCATTGATCAGAAGGTCTACCAGGCTGAGGTGGACAATCTTCCAGCAGCCTTCGAAGATGGTTCTATCAATGGAGGTGACCGACCTGGGGGCTCAAGTTTATCCATTCGAACTGCTAACCCTGGGAATCACGTGGAGATCCGAGCTGCCTATATTGGCACAACTATAATCATTCGGCAGACAGCTGGGCAGCTCTCCTTCTCCATCAAGGTAGCAGAGGATGTGGCCAGGGCCTTCTCAGCTGAGCAGGACCTGCAGCTCTGTGTTGGGGGGTGCCCCCCAAGTCAGCGACTCTCTCGCTCAGAACGCAGTCGTCGGGGAGCTATAACCATGGATACTGCCAAACAGCTGTGCAAGGAAGGGCTGCCAGTTGAAGACGCTTACTTCCATTCCTGTGTCTTTGATGTTTTGATCTCTGGTGATCCCAACTTCACTGTGGCAGCTCAGGCAGCTTTGGAGGATGCCCGAGCTTTCCTGCCAGACCTAGAAAAGCTGCACCTCTTCCCCTCAGATGCCGGAGTTCCTCTTTCCTCAGGGACCCTCCTGGCCCCACTCGTGTCTGGGCTCTTTGTTCTGTGGCTTTGCGTTCAGTAA
- the LOC113929824 gene encoding thioredoxin-interacting protein produces MVMFKKIKSFEVVFNDPEKVYGSGEKVAGRVIVEVCEVTRVKAVRILACGVAKVLWLQGSQQCKQTSEYLRYEDTLLLEDQPTGENEMVIMRPGNKYEYKFGFELPQGPLGTSFKGKYGCVDYWVKAFLDRPSQPTQETKKIFEVMDLVDVNTPDLMAPVSAKKEKKVSCMFIPDGQVSVSARIDRKGFCEGDEISIHADFENTCSRIVVPKAAIVARHTYLANGQTKVLTQKLSSVRGNHIISGTCASWRGKSLRVQKIRPSILGCNILRVEYSLLIYVSVPGSKKVILDLPLVIGSRSGLSSRTSSMASRTSSEMSWVDLNIPDTPEAPPCYMDIIPEDHRLESPTTPLLDDIDGSQDSPIFMYAPEFKFMPPPTYTEVDPCILNNNVQ; encoded by the exons ATGGTGATGTTCAAGAAGATCAAATCTTTTGAGGTGGTCTTTAACGATCCTGAAAAGGTGTACGGCAGTGGGGAGAAAGTGGCTGGCCGGGTGATAGTGGAGGTGTGCGAAGTCACTCGAGTCAAAGCTGTCAGAATCCTGGCTTGCGGAGTGGCCAAAGTCCTGTGGCTGCAGGGATCCCAGCAGTGTAAACAGACCTCTGAGTACCTGCGCTACGAAGACACGCTTCTCTTGGAAGACCAGCCAACAG gtGAGAATGAGATGGTTATCATGAGACCTGGAAACAAATATGAGTACAAATTCGGCTTTGAGCTTCCTCAGGG gcCTTTGGGAACATCCTTCAAAGGAAAATATGGGTGTGTAGACTATTGGGTGAAGGCTTTTCTTGATCGCCCCAGCCAGCCAActcaagagacaaagaaaatcttcGAAGTGATGGATTTAGTGGATGTCAATACTCCTGATTTAATG GCCCCTGTGTCTgctaaaaaggagaagaaagtttCCTGCATGTTCATTCCGGATGGACAAGTGTCTGTCTCTGCCCGGATTGACAGAAAAGGATTCTGTGAAG GTGATGAGATTTCCATCCATGCTGACTTTGAGAATACATGTTCCCGCATAGTGGTTCCCAAAGCTGCCATAGTAGCCCGCCACACTTACCTTGCCAATGGCCAAACCAAGGTGCTGACGCAGAAGTTGTCATCGGTCAGAGGCAATCATATCATCTCAGGAACCTGTGCATCATGGCGTGGCAAGAGCCTTCGGGTGCAGAAGATCAGGCCTTCTATCCTGGGCTGCAACATTCTTCGAGTTGAATACTCCTTACTG ATCTATGTTAGTGTCCCTGGCTCCAAGAAGGTCATCCTTGATCTGCCTCTGGTAATTGGTAGCAGGTCAGGTCTGAGCAGCCGGACATCCAGCATGGCCAGTCGAACTAGCTCTGAAATGAGTTGGGTAGATCTCAACATCCCCGATACCCCAGAAG CTCCTCCTTGCTATATGGATATCATTCCTGAAGATCACCGATTGGAGAGCCCCACCACTCCTCTGCTAGATGACATTGATGGTTCCCAAGACAGCCCTATTTTTATGTATGCTCCCGAGTTCAAGTTCATGCCACCACCTACTTATACTGAG gtggATCCCTGCATTCTCAACAACAATGTGCAGTGA
- the HJV gene encoding hemojuvelin isoform X4 encodes MQECIDQKVYQAEVDNLPAAFEDGSINGGDRPGGSSLSIRTANPGNHVEIRAAYIGTTIIIRQTAGQLSFSIKVAEDVARAFSAEQDLQLCVGGCPPSQRLSRSERSRRGAITMDTAKQLCKEGLPVEDAYFHSCVFDVLISGDPNFTVAAQAALEDARAFLPDLEKLHLFPSDAGVPLSSGTLLAPLVSGLFVLWLCVQ; translated from the coding sequence ATGCAGGAATGCATTGATCAGAAGGTCTACCAGGCTGAGGTGGACAATCTTCCAGCAGCCTTCGAAGATGGTTCTATCAATGGAGGTGACCGACCTGGGGGCTCAAGTTTATCCATTCGAACTGCTAACCCTGGGAATCACGTGGAGATCCGAGCTGCCTATATTGGCACAACTATAATCATTCGGCAGACAGCTGGGCAGCTCTCCTTCTCCATCAAGGTAGCAGAGGATGTGGCCAGGGCCTTCTCAGCTGAGCAGGACCTGCAGCTCTGTGTTGGGGGGTGCCCCCCAAGTCAGCGACTCTCTCGCTCAGAACGCAGTCGTCGGGGAGCTATAACCATGGATACTGCCAAACAGCTGTGCAAGGAAGGGCTGCCAGTTGAAGACGCTTACTTCCATTCCTGTGTCTTTGATGTTTTGATCTCTGGTGATCCCAACTTCACTGTGGCAGCTCAGGCAGCTTTGGAGGATGCCCGAGCTTTCCTGCCAGACCTAGAAAAGCTGCACCTCTTCCCCTCAGATGCCGGAGTTCCTCTTTCCTCAGGGACCCTCCTGGCCCCACTCGTGTCTGGGCTCTTTGTTCTGTGGCTTTGCGTTCAGTAA
- the HJV gene encoding hemojuvelin isoform X1, translated as MGDPRSPHGSPPTLSTLTLLLLLCGHAHSQCKILRCNAEYVSSTLSLRGGGSPGALRGGGGGAGGGGRGGVGSGGLCRALRSYALCTRRTARTCRGDLAFHSAVHGIEDLMIQHNCSRQGPTAPPPPRGPALPGSGPVRSSGPPAPDPCDYEGQFSRLHGRPPGFLHCASFGDPHVRSFHHHFHTCRVQGAWPLLDNDFLFVQATSSPVASGANATATRKLTIIFKNMQECIDQKVYQAEVDNLPAAFEDGSINGGDRPGGSSLSIRTANPGNHVEIRAAYIGTTIIIRQTAGQLSFSIKVAEDVARAFSAEQDLQLCVGGCPPSQRLSRSERSRRGAITMDTAKQLCKEGLPVEDAYFHSCVFDVLISGDPNFTVAAQAALEDARAFLPDLEKLHLFPSDAGVPLSSGTLLAPLVSGLFVLWLCVQ; from the exons ATGGGGGATCCAAGGTCCCCCCATGGCAGCCCCCCAACTCTAAGCACTCTCAccctcctgctgctcctctgTGGACATG CTCATTCTCAATGCAAGATCCTCCGCTGCAATGCTGAGTATGTATCATCCACCCTGAGCCTTAGAGGTGGGGGTTCACCGGGAGCACttcgaggaggaggaggaggagcaggaggagggggccgggGTGGAGTGGGCTCCGGCGGCCTCTGTCGAGCCCTCCGCTCCTACGCTCTCTGCACCCGGCGCACAGCCCGCACCTGCCGCGGGGACCTGGCCTTCCATTCGGCGGTGCACGGCATCGAAGACCTGATGATCCAGCACAACTGCTCCCGCCAGGGCCCCacggcccctcccccgccccgcggCCCAGCCCTCCCAGGCTCGGGCCCTGTCCGCTCCTCCGGCCCCCCAGCCCCGGACCCCTGTGACTACGAAGGCCAGTTTTCCCGGCTGCACGGTCGTCCCCCGGGCTTCCTGCATTGCGCCTCCTTCGGGGACCCCCACGTGCGCAGCTTCCACCACCACTTTCACACGTGCCGTGTCCAAGGAGCTTGGCCCCTGCTGGATAATGACTTCCTTTTTGTCCAGGCCACCAGCTCCCCCGTGGCATCGGGGGCCAACGCCACCGCCACCCGGAAG CTTACCATTATATTTAAGAACATGCAGGAATGCATTGATCAGAAGGTCTACCAGGCTGAGGTGGACAATCTTCCAGCAGCCTTCGAAGATGGTTCTATCAATGGAGGTGACCGACCTGGGGGCTCAAGTTTATCCATTCGAACTGCTAACCCTGGGAATCACGTGGAGATCCGAGCTGCCTATATTGGCACAACTATAATCATTCGGCAGACAGCTGGGCAGCTCTCCTTCTCCATCAAGGTAGCAGAGGATGTGGCCAGGGCCTTCTCAGCTGAGCAGGACCTGCAGCTCTGTGTTGGGGGGTGCCCCCCAAGTCAGCGACTCTCTCGCTCAGAACGCAGTCGTCGGGGAGCTATAACCATGGATACTGCCAAACAGCTGTGCAAGGAAGGGCTGCCAGTTGAAGACGCTTACTTCCATTCCTGTGTCTTTGATGTTTTGATCTCTGGTGATCCCAACTTCACTGTGGCAGCTCAGGCAGCTTTGGAGGATGCCCGAGCTTTCCTGCCAGACCTAGAAAAGCTGCACCTCTTCCCCTCAGATGCCGGAGTTCCTCTTTCCTCAGGGACCCTCCTGGCCCCACTCGTGTCTGGGCTCTTTGTTCTGTGGCTTTGCGTTCAGTAA